From Coffea arabica cultivar ET-39 chromosome 9c, Coffea Arabica ET-39 HiFi, whole genome shotgun sequence, one genomic window encodes:
- the LOC113707868 gene encoding uncharacterized protein isoform X2, whose product MTDRNHGLWRHLPVLVRANSKESVEYILQALWRTRKTGLDDADRQIFRQMLQLQNDAELDSLLVCLRILIRRCVYETVNKDDIQNLFPAEVLPELQRLLTLLLQKFHREWHDDVLKDQPEGDARSNLGKLDMKFQLSKDTLEAKLQSMYILKDHLSDTVSNDKTSHRNAALETTMI is encoded by the exons ATGACGGACCGAAACCATGGATTATGGCGGCACTTGCCAGTTTTGGTGAGGGCCAACTCCAAGGAATCAGTCGAGTATATTCTCCAAGCCCTTTGGCGCACCCGCAAGACCGGTCTCGATGACGCCGACCGCCAAATCTTTCGGCAAATGCTCCAACTTCAGAACGACGCCGAACTCGATTCC CTATTGGTTTGCCTTCGGATCTTAATCCGGAGGTGTGTGTACGAGACTGTCAACAAAGATGACATTCAAAATCTGTTTCCAGCTGAGGTGCTGCCGGAATTGCAAAGATTATTAACCCTGTTGTTGCAAAAGTTTCACAGAGAGTGGCATGATGATGTACTAAAAGATCAG CCTGAAGGTGATGCACGATCGAACTTGGGAAAATTAGATATGAAGTTCCAGTTGTCAAAAGATACTCTAGAGGCAAAGTTGCAGTCAATGTACATTCTTAAGGATCACCTGTCTGACACTGTAAGTAAC GACAAAACATCTCACAGAAACGCAGCCTTGGAAACGACTATGATATAG
- the LOC113707868 gene encoding uncharacterized protein isoform X3 yields the protein MTDRNHGLWRHLPVLVRANSKESVEYILQALWRTRKTGLDDADRQIFRQMLQLQNDAELDSLLVCLRILIRRCVYETVNKDDIQNLFPAEVLPELQRLLTLLLQKFHREWHDDVLKDQPEGDARSNLGKLDMKFQLSKDTLEAKLQSMYILKDHLSDTDKTSHRNAALETTMI from the exons ATGACGGACCGAAACCATGGATTATGGCGGCACTTGCCAGTTTTGGTGAGGGCCAACTCCAAGGAATCAGTCGAGTATATTCTCCAAGCCCTTTGGCGCACCCGCAAGACCGGTCTCGATGACGCCGACCGCCAAATCTTTCGGCAAATGCTCCAACTTCAGAACGACGCCGAACTCGATTCC CTATTGGTTTGCCTTCGGATCTTAATCCGGAGGTGTGTGTACGAGACTGTCAACAAAGATGACATTCAAAATCTGTTTCCAGCTGAGGTGCTGCCGGAATTGCAAAGATTATTAACCCTGTTGTTGCAAAAGTTTCACAGAGAGTGGCATGATGATGTACTAAAAGATCAG CCTGAAGGTGATGCACGATCGAACTTGGGAAAATTAGATATGAAGTTCCAGTTGTCAAAAGATACTCTAGAGGCAAAGTTGCAGTCAATGTACATTCTTAAGGATCACCTGTCTGACACT GACAAAACATCTCACAGAAACGCAGCCTTGGAAACGACTATGATATAG
- the LOC113707868 gene encoding uncharacterized protein isoform X1, producing the protein MTDRNHGLWRHLPVLVRANSKESVEYILQALWRTRKTGLDDADRQIFRQMLQLQNDAELDSLLVCLRILIRRCVYETVNKDDIQNLFPAEVLPELQRLLTLLLQKFHREWHDDVLKDQPEGDARSNLGKLDMKFQLSKDTLEAKLQSMYILKDHLSDTVSNVGQNISQKRSLGNDYDIASI; encoded by the exons ATGACGGACCGAAACCATGGATTATGGCGGCACTTGCCAGTTTTGGTGAGGGCCAACTCCAAGGAATCAGTCGAGTATATTCTCCAAGCCCTTTGGCGCACCCGCAAGACCGGTCTCGATGACGCCGACCGCCAAATCTTTCGGCAAATGCTCCAACTTCAGAACGACGCCGAACTCGATTCC CTATTGGTTTGCCTTCGGATCTTAATCCGGAGGTGTGTGTACGAGACTGTCAACAAAGATGACATTCAAAATCTGTTTCCAGCTGAGGTGCTGCCGGAATTGCAAAGATTATTAACCCTGTTGTTGCAAAAGTTTCACAGAGAGTGGCATGATGATGTACTAAAAGATCAG CCTGAAGGTGATGCACGATCGAACTTGGGAAAATTAGATATGAAGTTCCAGTTGTCAAAAGATACTCTAGAGGCAAAGTTGCAGTCAATGTACATTCTTAAGGATCACCTGTCTGACACTGTAAGTAACGTAG GACAAAACATCTCACAGAAACGCAGCCTTGGAAACGACTATGATATAGCTTCCATTTGA